In Alosa alosa isolate M-15738 ecotype Scorff River chromosome 23, AALO_Geno_1.1, whole genome shotgun sequence, a single window of DNA contains:
- the LOC125288524 gene encoding C-X-C chemokine receptor type 1-like — protein MAGSFILDFDDELYEELNLSEHSNLSIKFLNEDTFSCRPRPLPAITDIFICVFYLLVFAIAVPGNLVVCLVVGSSKQRLSPSDLYLFHLAVADLLLALSLPFWAASMPSGWLFGTVACKLTSMLTEVNFYTSILFLVCISVDRYLAVVRAGEAKGGGWRGPNSRPWNFGTCAGVWSLGVLLSLPTALHNEVFRPTSDGSGKEICSEHFEMDSAPEWRLATRVLRHLLGFLLPLLTMLACYGAIALRLWRTRCLQRLRAMRVIAAVVAAFLLCWCPQHLGVVVDTLMRAKLLDFDCVQRQAADQAVVFTQMLAFLHCCVNPVLYAFVGVKFRRNLQRLIQKRSRKRAAMDRPGMTRLFSRSSTNMSQDGSLTLM, from the exons ATGGCAG GCAGTTTCATACTGGACTTTGATGATGAGCTGTACGAGGAGCTAAACTTGTCCGAGCACAGCAACTTAAGCATCAAGTTTCTGAACGAGGACACCTTTAGCTGCCGCCCAAGACCCCTCCCTGCAATCACCGACATTTTCATCTGTGTGTTCTACCTGCTGGTGTTCGCCATCGCCGTGCCCGGTAACCTGGTGGTGTGCTTGGTGGTGGGCTCCAGCAAGCAGCGCCTCTCCCCGTCTGACCTGTACCTGTTCCACCTGGCCGTGGCTGACCTCCTGCTGGCCCTGAGCCTCCCGTTCTGGGCCGCCTCGATGCCCAGCGGATGGCTCTTCGGGACTGTCGCCTGCAAGCTGACCAGCATGCTTACGGAGGTGAACTTCTACACCAGCATCCTGTTTCTGGTGTGCATCAGCGTTGACCGCTACTTAGCCGTGGTGCGGGCGGGTGAGGCGAAGGGCGGCGGCTGGCGGGGGCCCAACAGCCGGCCGTGGAACTTCGGCACGTGTGCTGGTGTCTGGTCTCTCGGCGTCCTGCTCTCGCTGCCCACGGCCCTCCACAATGAGGTCTTCAGGCCGACGAGCGACGGCTCGGGGAAAGAGATCTGCAGCGAGCACTTCGAGATGGACAGCGCGCCCGAATGGCGCCTGGCCACGCGCGTACTCCGCCACCTGCTGGGCTTCCTGCTGCCGCTTCTGACCATGCTGGCGTGCTACGGTGCCATCGCCCTGCGGCTCTGGCGCACGCGCTGCCTGCAGCGGCTCCGTGCCATGCGCGTCATCGCCGCCGTCGTGGCCGCCTTCTTGCTCTGCTGGTGCCCGCAGCACCTGGGGGTCGTCGTGGACACGCTGATGCGGGCGAAGCTGCTGGATTTTGACTGCGTCCAGCGGCAGGCCGCCGACCAGGCCGTCGTCTTCACCCAGATGCTCGCCTTCCTACACTGCTGCGTTAACCCGGTTCTCTACGCCTTCGTCGGGGTCAAGTTCCGCAGGAACCTCCAGCGCCTGATCCAGAAGCGAAGTAGGAAGAGGGCAGCGATGGACAGGCCTGGGATGACCCGTCTCTTCAGCAGGTCTAGCACCAACATGTCCCAAGATGGCAGCCTCACACTCATGTGA